Proteins encoded within one genomic window of Platichthys flesus chromosome 17, fPlaFle2.1, whole genome shotgun sequence:
- the LOC133972642 gene encoding eukaryotic translation initiation factor 4 gamma 3-like: MKLVTDVTIDTEERLKGVVDLVFEKAIDEPVLSVAYGNMCSCLAELKVPIPDEPNSTVSFIKLLLSRCQQEFQKDNEDDDVVIRTKQKKLDSAARKDRHRLLLELQEFKDIIRRRSIGFVKFIGELFNLKKIKAPVMHDCMVKLLQNQDNVSLECLCSLLTTIGKDFESEEAKPRMDRYFFQIKKIARERKTCNRIRLMLQDIVDLRLHNWVSKGGAKKSTAATPLQRHQETARSK, translated from the exons ATGAAGCTGGTGACGGACGTGACCATCGACACGGAGGAGCGGCTCAAAGGAGTCGTGGACCTCGTGTTTGAGAAAGCCATCGACGAGCCCGTCTTATCGGTGGCCTACGGGAACATGTGTAGCTGCCTCGCCGAG ctcaaagtgcccATCCCTGATGAACCCAATAGCACAGTGAGCTTTATCAAGCTGCTGCTAAGTCGTTGTCAGCAGGAATTTCAGAAAGACAACGAGGATGATGATGTGGTAATAAGGACgaagcagaagaagctggacTCTGCTGCACGA AAGGATCGTCACCGACTCCTGTTAGAGCTACAGGAGTTCAAGGATATTATCCGGCGGCGTTCAATTGGCTTCGTCAAGTTCATCGGCGAACTGTTCAATCTCAAGAAGATAAAGGCACCCGTCATGCATGACTGCATGgtcaagctgctgcagaaccaAGACAACGTGTCTttagagtgtctgtgcagcctgctcaccaccatcgGAAAGGACTTTGAGTCAGAGGAGGCAAAG cctCGGATGGATCGGTATTTTttccagattaaaaaaatcgccagagagaggaagacgtgCAATCGTATACGGCTCATGCTACAGGATATtgtagacctgagattg cacaacTGGGTGTCCAAAGGAGGAGCCAAGAAAAGTACAGCAGCAACTCCACTCCAAAGACACCAAGAGACAGCCAG atccaagtga